In Papaver somniferum cultivar HN1 chromosome 1, ASM357369v1, whole genome shotgun sequence, a genomic segment contains:
- the LOC113349005 gene encoding uncharacterized protein LOC113349005, with amino-acid sequence MEEPRNSPFRSSNDRISNLPENLIHHIMSFMDMTYVVQTCVLSKRWKHLWIITPILNFDFNEFSLAIKNNQSNGTLYQKFIKFVDQVFILRDSSNIQRVNLVCGKQWNFDVSVMTGSLTTWILLDWLYCFCQSSLQFSNLRFIKLEAFLSRAGIRALGWLFYMSPNVESLLVVITGMPTSDIPDSEDYWAGVSPDHLRSVEIRGLTGHFNNELKFVEILFKKAVILENMQIHATIVKTSSPHDYSFQLSKSSLLFLATVVVSYTLISYFRKFKTQICFSTTPPGFDSNQFVLTTLLNMYSLCGRNSRAFTQVFDEMPVKGVVSWNIMISGHLRHGELELARRYFDMAPDKSLVSWNSMVAGYANSGNMMEAERLFMEMPTASWNSLISGYVKVRDALSAERVFERMTGFLDARDKSCQRAFTCYQQQPVLRITISLFHQICGASFILCDNSNIQKVNFVCGIEMNFFIDISIMTASLTNWIVAAVRRNIQELYLDISGVEISRFPQCFFTCTSLIKLELKLGGNSSIIVLPSSIDFPRLTFMKLDSLPSTDVNLTNRLFSKCHVLECLIIKGRLGHMDLQISSLTLKHLTIFDLVSKTSSKVKIDAPNLVSFKCEDYISKCYVLKNLASLVTADIYLRATNDEASKKKDYTKNHLLFLKALSNAKEIRLSHWFLHMGFLAASRKNSLQFSNLGLVKLKSYLPKHMIQALGWFLRISPNVESLQY; translated from the exons ATGGAAGAACCAAGAAATTCGCCATTTCGTAGTAGTAATGATAGGATTAGCAATTTACCAGAAAACCTAATTCACCACATCATGTCTTTCATGGACATGACATATGTAGTTCAAACTTGTGTCCTGTCAAAGAGATGGAAACATCTTTGGATTATTACCCCAATTCTCAACTTTGATTTCAACGAATTCTCACTTGCTATCAAAAACAACCAGAGCAATGGAACATTATatcaaaaattcatcaaatttgtaGACCAAGTGTTCATTCTTCGTGACAGCTCAAACATTCAGAGGGTTAATCTTGTTTGTGGCAAACAATGGAACTTTGATGTATCAGTAATGACTGGTTCTCTTACTACTTGGATCCTTTTGG ATTGGCTCTATTGTTTCTGCCAAAGTTCCCTTCAGTTTTCTAATCTACGATTCATCAAGCTGGAAGCATTCTTATCAAGAGCCGGCATTCGAGCTCTAGGATGGTTATTCTATATGTCTCCTAATGTAGAAAGTCTTTTGGTGGTAATTACAGGG ATGCCAACGTCGGACATACCCGACAGTGAAGACTATTGGGCTGGAGTGTCGCCTGATCATCTTAggtctgttgaaattcgaggtcTTACAGGACACTTTAATAATGAGCTGAAATTTGTGGAGATTTTGTTCAAGAAGGCTGTAATCTTGGAGAACATG CAAATCCACGCCACCATCGTCAAAACTTCAAGTCCCCATGATTACTCATTTCAGCTCAGCAAGAGCTCTCTGCTCTTCCTTGCAACCGTGGTTGTTTCTTATACGCTCATAAGCTATTTTCGCAAATTCAAAACCCAAATTTGTTTCTCTACCACACCACCTGGGTTCGATTCAAATCAGTTTGTTTTAACTACCCTTTTGAATATGTACTCGTTATGTGGAAGAAATTCAAGAGCTTTCACACAGGTATTTGATGAAATGCCTGTGAAGGGTGTTGTTTCTTGGAATATCATGATTTCTGGACATCTAAGGCATGGGGAGCTTGAGTTGGCGAGGAGGTATTTTGATATGGCGCCGGATAAGAGTTTAGTCTCATGGAATTCGATGGTTGCTGGTTATGCTAACTCGGGGAATATGATGGAAGCGGAGAGGTTGTTTATGGAAATGCCGACAGCTTCTTGGAATTCTTTGATCAGTGGGTACGTTAAGGTAAGGGATGCGTTATCTGCTGAAAGAGTATTTGAGAGGATGACTGGTTTCTTGGACGCTCGTGATAAGAGCTGT CAACGTGCATTCACTTGCTATCAACAACAACCAGTACTTCGGATTACCATCTCACTATTTCATCAAATTTGTGGAGCAAGTTTTATTCTCTGTGACAACTCAAACATTCAAAAGGTTAATTTTGTTTGTGGCATAGAAATGAATTTTTTCATTGATATATCAATAATGACTGCTTCTCTTACTAATTGGATTGTGGCTGCTGTAAGACGCAATATTCAAGAACTTTATCTCGATATCTCTGGTGTGGAAATATCCAGGTTTCCTCAATGCTTTTTTACTTGCACTTCATTGATCAAGTTGGAGTTGAAACTGGGTGGTAATTCAAGTATTATCGTTCTACCGAGTTCTATAGATTTTCCTAGACTTACTTTTATGAAACTTGATTCGCTTCCATCTACTGATGTTAACTTGACTAATAGGCTCTTCTCAAAATGTCATGTTCTAGAATGTTTGATTATTAAAGGTCGTCTTGGTCATATGGATCTTCAAATTTCTTCTTTAACACTTAAACACTTGACAATATTTGATCTTGTTAGTAAAACCTCAAGTAAAGTCAAGATAGATGCTCCTAATCTCGTATCCTTCAAGTGCGAGGATTATATATCAAAATGCTATGTTCTAAAAAACCTTGCTTCTCTAGTTACTGCTGATATATACCTGAGAGCTACGAATGATGAAGCTAGCAAAAAGAAAGACTATACAAAAAATCATTTGTTGTTCCTGAAGGCACTTTCTAATGCGAAAGAAATAAGATTATCACACTGGTTCTTGCATATG GGTTTCTTAGCTGCTTCTCGCAAAAATTCCCTTCAGTTTTCTAATTTGGGACTCGTCAAGCTGAAATCGTACTTGCCAAAACACATGATTCAAGCACTAGGATGGTTTCTCCGCATCTCTCCTAATGTAGAAAGTCTTCAATACTGA
- the LOC113296320 gene encoding uncharacterized protein LOC113296320, translated as MFVYSLVEGIVISHLGLARSIHIQLIFSSCSAKVSLQFSNLRFVKLESLLSRTSIRALGWLFSMSPKIESLSVVIPGMPKSDIPDSEEYWAGVSPDHLRSVEIRGLTGQFNNELKFVEIMFKKAVILETMVLFSCKKSMTDKRLITFREKLPTLPRASSNVATFLI; from the exons ATGTTCG TTTACAGTTTGGTGGAAGGCATAGTCATCAGCCATCTGGGACTTGCACGCAGTATTCACATTCAACTT ATTTTCTCTAGTTGTTCTGCCAAAGTTTCCCTTCAGTTTTCTAATCTACGGTTCGTCAAGCTGGAATCACTCTTATCAAGAACCAGCATTCGAGCACTAGGATGGTTATTCTCTATGTCTCCAAAAATAGAAAGTCTTTCGGTGGTAATTCCAGGG ATGCCGAAGTCGGATATACCCGACAGTGAAGAATATTGGGCTGGAGTATCGCCTGATCATCTTAggtctgttgaaattcgaggtcTTACTGGACAGTTTAATAATGAGCTCAAATTTGTGGAGATTATGTTCAAGAAGGCTGTAATCTTGGAGACAATGGTTCTTTTTAGTTGTAAGAAATCCATGACGGATAAGCGCCTAATTACATTTCGTGAGAAGCTACCAACACTTCCAAGGGCGTCTTCAAATGTCGCAACCTTTTTGATTTAA
- the LOC113349013 gene encoding pentatricopeptide repeat-containing protein At2g45350, chloroplastic-like, protein MRKESILPSNFTFPFVLRAFEEQFELQRGEEVHGCILKTGFGSNLFVLTTLLNMYSLCGRSSRASTKVFEEMHVKDVVSWNSMISGHLRHGELELARRCFDMAPDKTLVSWNSMVAGFANSGNTMIEAERLFMEMPATSWNSLIKVGDVLSAERLFERMPERVVVSWTLVIRAMYGPRSLAIRAPNQRYDNLFLIHNPGRAFRKRVSVKLQFPEEFSPSRKTI, encoded by the coding sequence ATGCGAAAAGAAAGCATACTACCCAGCAACTTTACATTTCCGTTTGTTCTCCGCGCATTTGAGGAGCAGTTTGAGCTTCAAAGAGGAGAAGAAGTTCATGGTTGCATTTTGAAAACTGGGTTCGGTTCGAATCTGTTTGTCTTAACTACACTTTTGAATATGTACTCATTATGTGGAAGATCCTCAAGAGCTTCTACCAAGGTATTTGAAGAAATGCATGTGAAGGATGTCGTTTCTTGGAATAGCATGATTTCTGGACATTTAAGGCATGGGGAGCTTGAGTTGGCGAGGAGGTGTTTTGATATGGCGCCTGATAAGACTTTGGTCTCATGGAATTCGATGGTTGCTGGTTTTGCTAACTCGGGGAATACTATGATAGAAGCGGAGAGGTTGTTTATGGAAATGCCGGCAACTTCTTGGAATTCTTTAATTAAAGTAGGGGATGTGTTATCTGCTGAAAGATTATTTGAGAGGATGCCTGAGAGAGTTGTGGTTTCTTGGACGCTCGTGATAAGAGCTATGTACGGCCCTAGGTCCCTAGCTATAAGAGCTCCCAACCAAAGATACGACAACCTATTTCTTATACATAATCCTGGCCGTGCTTTCCGTAAAAGGGTATCAGTAAAACTCCAATTCCCCGAAGAGTTTTCACCTTCTCGGAAAACCATTTAG
- the LOC113349022 gene encoding F-box protein At3g03040-like: MTYVVQTCVLSKRWKNLWTNTPILNFDYNMFSLAISNNRYFGLPSHYFIKFVYQVFILRDNSNIQKVNLVCGVEKNFFTDMSAMTASLTTWIVAAVRRNIQELYLDVSAVEISRFPQCLFICTSLIKLELKLGGNSSIIVLPTSMDLPRLTFMKLDSLPSTNVNLTNKIFFKCPILESLIIEGHLGHTDLQIYSSTLKHLTIVDFVSKTSSKVKIVAPNLVSFKCRDFIPKCYVVENLASLVTADIYMTATKDEAGKIKGYKKNLWLLLSALSNVKELRLSKMFLCISSVCMMPSFYFG, encoded by the coding sequence ATGACATATGTAGTTCAAACTTGTGTCTTGTCAAAGAGATGGAAAAATCTTTGGACTAATACCCCAATTCTCAACTTTGATTATAACATGTTTTCACTTGCTATCAGCAACAACCGGTACTTCGGGTTACCATCTCACTATTTCATCAAATTTGTGTACCAAGTTTTCATTCTCCGTGACAACTCAAACATTCAAAAGGTTAATCTTGTCTGTGGCGTAGAAAAGAACTTTTTCACTGATATGTCAGCGATGACTGCTTCTCTTACTACTTGGATTGTTGCAGCTGTAAGACGTAATATTCAAGAACTTTATCTGGATGTCTCTGCTGTGGAAATATCCAGGTTTCCTCAATGCCTTTTTATTTGCACTTCCTTGATCAAGTTGGAGTTGAAACTGGGTGGTAATTCAAGTATTATCGTTCTACCCACATCTATGGATTTGCCTAGACTTACTTTTATGAAACTTGATTCGCTTCCATCTACTAATGTTAACTTGACTAATAAGATCTTCTTCAAGTGTCCTATTCTAGAATCTTTGATAATTGAAGGTCATCTTGGTCATACGGATCTTCAGATTTATTCATCAACACTTAAACACTTGACAATAGTGGATTTTGTTAGTAAAACCTCGAGTAAAGTCAAGATAGTTGCTCCGAATCTCGTATCCTTCAAGTGCAGGGATTTTATACCGAAATGCTACGTTGTAGAAAACCTTGCTTCTCTAGTTACTGCTGATATATACATGACAGCTACGAAAGATGAAGCTGGCAAAATAAAAGGCTACAAAAAAAATCTTTGGTTACTCCTGAGTGCTCTTTCTAACGTGAAAGAACTAAGATTATCAAAGATGTTCTTGTGCATATCTTCGGTATGTATGATGCCTTCCTTTTATTTTGGGTGA